A window of Rosa rugosa chromosome 7, drRosRugo1.1, whole genome shotgun sequence genomic DNA:
TCccgcccgtgcccagccctagacGGTGCCATTCATGCTTTCCTCACACACTCATGTAAAATCTCTTGAATTTGGCATATACTAAGCATTAGTTCAttgtcttttcaaaaaaaaaaaagaaaaaaaaaaaaagcattagTTCATTgtttattttaaattattttacaACTCTGccattcactctctctctcttcctctccttggAGCGAAACAGCGGCAGCAGCCTCTGTTTTGTTTCGTTTCTTCTCTTCCACCGAGTCACCGACTACCACCGCTTCTGAAGAATAAATCAAATGGTGCTTTCCTCGATGCCGTTCGTGCCGCTTCGCTTGATAGTGTTTATGCCTTGATGGATTAATGTTTGGTGTCGACTTTGTTGGACAGGATCTTCGCCACACTACAGGAGAAAACCCCTTTAGTGACAAACCTATTTTGTCTCTCATTCAAACAAATTTGTCACCCATTGGTATGGGTGACAAAATCATTTTGTCTCTAATTTTGTCTCTAATAGTGGGTGACAGATTCTTATTAGTGACAAAAGCTAAATTTTGTCACCCAAAAATAAAGGAGACAAAATATTTTTCGTCTCCTATACGCCTATATTTTGTCACCTAAAACATTTCACAATTGGGCAGAAATTCAATAAATGGCGGGTAATTTGAATAAGATGGCGGGATTGTTGGGAATGGGTGACAAACTGTTCGGAATGAGTGACAAACTTACCCATACTTTGAATATTttgaaattaattaaatttttattttcatatttaattGATTATATATTATTGGTGACAATATGTCACCTTGACACCCATTCTTGGCGACATAATATCTAATTCTCAATTTTATATAACAAATTCCAGCACTgaataaaactaaataaaaatatatttaattgcatTGAATAAATGAAAGATAGTATAACTGAGAAAGTGAAGTTTTGCGTTTCTACACTTCTACATAGACAATAGCTAGCAAAATCAAGTTTTCTAGTTTAATAATATAAAACTAAAGTTCCATCGGAAAACATTAAGGTCCTAAGCTAGTCTGCACCCTCATCTTCATCCCCACAGATATTCACCTCATCATCATCCCCATTatcataatcatcatcatcatcactggaATGATGAATAGTATACCCTTCAACAATAGCAAGTTGCTCTTCTATGTGATTGATATGCCTCAAAAGCTTTTCCACCGTGGCTGTCAGCTCAATCACATTTTGTTCTGTCACGGAAGCATTTGCAGATTTATCACTCTCAGAATAATGGACAGGTTCCTTCCGTGGACCATAGCCCAGACCGCGAATGCCTCTACCCTTTGCAACCCCAACGCCATTTGCCAAGATATCCAACTGCATAGAGACGGGAACTTCTATTTCATCAAGTGAGGCAGTCTCAAGGACTTCAGCTAACttctcctttgtttgattcaattctgcTAACATTTTCTTCTAcataattgaagaagaaaaaattaactaattaaaaagtgataaaaataaGATTACCAATTGAAAATATCTATAACAAAAGCTAACCCCAGTTTGTTCAGCTGCTTTGTTGATCCATTGACCGTCATGATGTTGATGCATAGTGCTCCAATTCTCAACAAATGACACATTTTTACCTTTCTGTTTGTGCTCAAAATAAAAAGTTATATGATCAGTATGCATATAGCACATGTTATAAATATTCAATTATAATTCAATACCTCAAACCTGCAGATTTATGCCAATAAAGACCATAAACACATGAGCAGATTAATAATTAAACACACTGCAGGAGCAAGGGCACATTCCAaccaaaacatcaaaataagGACCAAGGACATGCCCCTTCTTTTTACTGATAGTTCATGTTACAATATATTTTCAATAGGCAGTAGTAACCTCCTTAACTCTAACCATTTGGTTCAGTTGAAGTGCACCTCGCTGGATGCAATATCTAAAACTAGCCTTTCGTAATTCTAGAGAAGTGACAACTTCAATGTTCAGGTTGAACCTTTAAGCTGTCTCATTTGAAACATATAGAAGAATCAATGACTCTGAAACCTATAGAAAAAGCAATACTAATTATTTGATCAAACAATATATAATACTTATGAACACATAGCAGGTTCACAGCCCAGTTTAAAACTCATAATTCTGCTTCTCAATATACGAGCAGTGATAAATGTACAGAGATACCCCATTTATTTAACACACTAAATTAAACTATAAGAATCGAGTCTGACATGAGGTGAAAGAAAAGTCAAATAAACAAAGAAGAACAGGGGAAGAAATTACTTAATTACCAataaatttgaaagaaaaactGCACAATCTGCAATCAATCAGTTCAGAATTCAGAGTTGCCTACATGTATGTGTTTATCCTAGTTTCTATTATTCTCAAAGAATAAATCAACATCCACACATAAAGTTAAACCAAGAGCTGAACCATCAACAAGCAAGACACCACCAAGTCTAGTTACCAACAGATTTATTCTAATAAAGACTATAAATAATTCATTACCTTAAGTGCAGCTTCCATATGTTTTTGGTAAGGCCGTGAACCTCCACAATGATTATACTCTTTCTGATTTCGATTTGCAGCATTAACTTGACTTCGTTTCTGCAATAACAGGACATTAATATGCAGTTAATATAATAAAAGAACTTTAAACAATATCAATAAAGATGAATTCATATACCACATAGGTTTCATCTATGAACAGCTCGTCACAAAGCCACTCCCATTCATCTATTGATCTTTCACCAAAGAGTTTTTCTCCGGGTGGGTGTGCTCGAGCATATTCTAAATCATGAGCATACTTTTTAAAATGTCCATGCAACTTGGATCTCCAAGATCCAAATGCCTTGGCCATCTTCTTCTCCACAAATATCCTCAGCTCCAAGTCAGTCCAATCAAACTCGAAATTAGTCTACAATAAAGTGAAAAAGAAGTTACTAAATTAGACAAGAACTAAACAGAAAAGATATATTATATAACTCACTGTCAGAACCTCTTTGATTTCATTCTTGGCATCCTTAGGTACTTTTCTCCACCATTTGAATTTGAGTGGAGTTAATTTGCGTGTGAATGACCCAATCTCGTTAACAAACATAGCATTGGCTATGTCCAGACTGCACTGGTCAATTCTTTGGTTAAAAGCCATGCAAAATTCATCTGTTTTTGTTCATTTAAAATCTGAAATATGCAGCTGTCAAAAATAGGGGGGAAAACAGTAATTAAGGTTcccaaccaaaaaaagaaagctaGCTACTTTATCTGATGAGGATGCTGATTGCTTAATCACACAATAACCAGCATATAATAAAGGTTGAGGGTCGAACTGGAATTTTAACACAAGCCTATATCCACGAAATGTTCCACCCTTATTAGATTTCAAATATCCTAAAGTTAACACTTACCTGCAGACCGGCTCTCCCTAGTTTGAGTGAGCAATGACTGTTGTATGGTTGGTTGAGGTTGAGGGCATGATAGAGGACGCGTTGGTGGCTGGTATGCACGCTTATTGTTTTCCTTGGTATTGTTTAGAGTTGCTTTAAACATCTTGAGCATAAACATTTAAGAAGAGAACATGTCAAATATTAACACACACACTGACAGAGTATCATAAGAATTTAAATAAAAGCATAATGCATAGTTTaatgacaaaataaaaaataaaaaaggagagAGGAAGATATTAATAGACTACGTGGAACTTTAGAGCATACCTCGACACCTTTTGTGTAATACTAAAGCAATTTTTGGATTGAAGTGAGCTcaacaaaacctaaaaacaaatcaaGACAAACgcaaaataaaatttcagcttaTCAAGGCCAAAAGATATGGTCCGTAGAAAATTAGTAAAGATATAAGTGAGCTGTGATTAAAGGTTGTTAACGCTttctcacacaacaaaaatAGATCAGATGCCAAAAGAAATGTGAACATAGTACGTTCACTTGGGGCTAAGCAGCAGCAAACCAATCATACACTTAAAATAAGTTAGAGGTATAAAAGAACTAACTTTGAACAATAAGATCAAAACAcaacaacccaaaaaaaaatgattaagaGAACAACTCATAATCTCAAAATCTTTGGCTACAAGTAAGTGACTATAAGTTTAGTCAAACGGAATGAAGCATAAATATGAAATGAAGCACTATAGATAGTTAAAGAGGCAAAAGCAATTACCTCCGTATCAATGTTAAATAGGAAAGGCAGTGATCAACATGACTTAATATAAAAGTCCAAAGATTTGAACGAATATCGGTTGGAGGAATTGAGAAACCGAGTATTTTGGAGCAATATCATACAGGAAGAAATATATGAAATTGAAATAGATGGAGACAGCGACGATGGGAAATAAAGAGAGTAATAAGAACTGATCTTGAAAGAAAGAGAACTATGTCGGTGTGGAAGTTCATGAGCAGTAGTTTAAATGAGTCTAATTGGTGCACTAATTGGATAGGAACAAAGAACAGCCCAAAGACTAGCTAGGTGACAGAAGGTAAATGAGATATGTTTGGTTATGAGAGAGAAACAAAGCTAGAGCTAAATGGGTTTCGATCATGATGACATTTACCTTGACAAAAGAATATAAAATGACCATTTACTAATGTACATATATTAATATAgtcccaaaagaaaaattaaggaAACTGGGCAATGAAACTAATTTAAGAAATAGAAATATAATCAAGTAATATAATACATTTTCAAAATTCGAGTCTTCACAATCTACCCTCCATAAATAAGTTCAAATGACAAAACAACAATCATTGAAAATGCCAATAAATGAAataatcttttcattttcttttgacAGCAACCGAACAGAGTAGAATCTAGTTATAAGCAAGATGGTAGATACTGAAAATATTTTAGGAGGTGTGTAACAGAACATGGCATTAAAGGGGTTGAAGCTTGGCACACAAAAACAGATACATGGATAGGAGAAATGAAGAATGTGTCTAAGAAGAGATAGGGTAATGGGCCAAGTGCATAAAGATTGTGACTTTTAGATATAGATAAATCAATTATGTGGAAAAAATCAAGAGGAAGATGTTTTTGAGACAAAGATCGGGAAAAGGAGAAATGCTCATTTCCTTTACTAGTGAAAATTTGAAGAGATGAGATAGCAAATAGGATAGAGATCGAAAGGTCAGCATTACAAGTTCTTCTCAAGAAAAAGGACATTACAGGACTCTTCCTGATCATAGAGTAGCTTCTTTATAAACTACTAAGGACAATAACATTAATGAGCCTAAATGTAACATATTATAAACAGAAGCAAAGACAAAGGCCATGTCAAAATGTATATGACATAAATACATGTAAATTAGAAAACTTACTTGTTCTTCTCAATATTGATCAGTTGCATCACGATCTTTTCAGCACTTTCAACAATCACCTACAGAAGACAATGAATTTCAAaacaaaactaaagagaaacagAGAGTAAAAATGTTAACAAAATGTTAACTAATTGTTCCAGCAAATTACAGTCACTTCCCTATATTAACAATTAGTTCTTGAAGCCATCACTATCCACCACATCAAATCAAATATATTTAAACATGGGCTCATCTCTCTACATAAAACTCAACCACCCCCAACAATTCCATCAAGACGTGCATATGTTAAATAAACAAGACTGTCGATTCTAAATGggtgaaaacaaaaacaaaaacccaactaATATAAAACCAAAATCGGAGAGATGATATCATCAAAAAATAACAACactgaaaaattgaaaagtctACAGCAATCAAGAATTCATATCTCAAACAATTATCCATTGTTTTCTTACCAGTATAAGAACCCATCGTCTCAACTGGTATATTGTAatcaaaacaaaattacaattgaaaattgagaatacccattgaaacaaatcaaattataaaaagaaaagaagagaaaaattaaaactttACCTGATCGATCAAAAACCCAAGATGAAGGGGTTTGGTGCTGGTGATTTAGGATGATTTTGAGACTGGGCTGCTGGGGTAGAGAAATGAAAAGAAGAGATTAGAGAGAAGATGTTGTAGTAGTTTGAGGTTTG
This region includes:
- the LOC133722571 gene encoding uncharacterized protein LOC133722571; amino-acid sequence: MAKAFGSWRSKLHGHFKKYAHDLEYARAHPPGEKLFGERSIDEWEWLCDELFIDETYVKRSQVNAANRNQKEYNHCGGSRPYQKHMEAALKKGKNVSFVENWSTMHQHHDGQWINKAAEQTGKKMLAELNQTKEKLAEVLETASLDEIEVPVSMQLDILANGVGVAKGRGIRGLGYGPRKEPVHYSESDKSANASVTEQNVIELTATVEKLLRHINHIEEQLAIVEGYTIHHSSDDDDDYDNGDDDEVNICGDEDEGAD